Proteins encoded within one genomic window of Desulfatiglans sp.:
- a CDS encoding response regulator translates to MTQKPSCSDLEKRIKELEELVLKGKGIEQELVESNRLLKEIQRVTRIGSWLYDPITDILNWSEEMYEIFGLPHQSGPPLYRDIRTIIHPDDWAPFNMSVTKALKEGSGYNLEIRIIRPCGDLRYLNIRGYAEKDGKGSIKRLIGTTQDITEGKRSQEALAMSEERYRALFDNIPINTVVVDRKGKITAFRFPEHEEQILKPAIGDVMYVDFAHYPHMDMHIELMESMERGIKKEYLDLRYGDKSLHIRINPYKDGAIITAIDTTSVRRLESELQHSRKMESLGTLAGGIAHEFNNILGIILGNAELAAEYIAQKNPASDCVKEIREASLRAKDVVRQIMSFARKNYVEKRPILIASVVRDSVKLISSTIPKSIRISEKILCHSEVIIGNNTEIGQIIMNLCKNSEQAIKGGVGEIEVLLEPVMLDNLMASEYEGISPGSFIRLAIKDSGEGIAPEIMDRILEPYFTTKDVDEGLGMGLAVVYGIVKKYDGAIRIKSEPGKGTTVEVLFPLSERKVEEIETDSEILPKGTERILFVDDEPSLVRIAGNILEQQGYRVTGLTSSMEALNLFIKEPESFDLVISDMSMPDLPGDTLIREIHKIRPEIPVILSSGQSDPIDYDLLRELSVNAFAMKPLKRGELMRTVRDALDRAGD, encoded by the coding sequence ATGACTCAAAAACCATCCTGTAGCGATCTGGAAAAAAGAATAAAAGAGCTTGAAGAGCTGGTTCTAAAAGGTAAAGGAATAGAGCAGGAATTGGTTGAAAGCAACAGGTTGTTAAAAGAGATACAGAGGGTTACCAGGATTGGGAGCTGGCTGTATGATCCAATAACCGATATCCTTAACTGGTCAGAAGAGATGTATGAAATTTTCGGCCTTCCCCATCAATCCGGCCCGCCACTTTACAGGGATATTCGCACCATAATACATCCTGATGACTGGGCGCCCTTTAATATGTCCGTGACAAAGGCATTGAAGGAGGGGAGCGGATACAATCTTGAAATAAGGATCATAAGGCCCTGCGGGGATCTAAGATATCTCAATATAAGGGGTTATGCTGAAAAGGATGGTAAAGGTTCAATAAAAAGGCTTATTGGCACAACCCAGGATATTACTGAGGGCAAAAGGTCACAGGAGGCCCTCGCTATGAGTGAGGAGCGCTACCGGGCCCTTTTTGACAATATCCCTATAAATACAGTGGTTGTAGATCGGAAAGGTAAAATCACTGCATTCAGGTTTCCTGAGCATGAAGAGCAGATACTAAAACCTGCTATTGGCGATGTTATGTATGTGGATTTTGCACACTACCCCCATATGGATATGCATATAGAATTGATGGAAAGCATGGAGAGAGGGATTAAAAAGGAGTACCTGGATTTAAGATATGGCGATAAGTCCCTGCATATAAGAATCAATCCCTATAAGGATGGGGCGATAATCACAGCCATAGATACAACATCTGTCAGGAGGCTAGAATCTGAGCTCCAGCACAGCCGCAAAATGGAGTCTCTCGGCACGCTGGCAGGCGGCATTGCCCATGAATTTAACAATATTTTAGGGATCATCCTCGGGAATGCAGAACTTGCAGCGGAATATATAGCGCAAAAAAATCCCGCCTCGGATTGTGTGAAAGAGATAAGGGAGGCATCTCTCAGGGCAAAGGATGTGGTGAGACAGATCATGAGTTTTGCCAGGAAGAACTATGTGGAAAAAAGGCCCATACTCATTGCCAGTGTTGTCAGGGATTCTGTAAAACTAATTTCATCCACAATCCCTAAAAGCATAAGGATCAGTGAAAAGATACTCTGCCATTCAGAGGTTATTATAGGGAATAATACTGAGATAGGGCAGATCATCATGAACCTGTGTAAAAACTCTGAACAGGCAATTAAGGGCGGTGTGGGAGAGATAGAGGTATTGCTGGAACCTGTAATGCTCGATAACCTGATGGCCTCTGAATATGAGGGCATTTCACCCGGAAGTTTTATAAGACTTGCAATAAAGGATAGTGGCGAGGGTATAGCCCCTGAGATCATGGATCGTATCCTTGAGCCATACTTTACCACCAAGGATGTTGATGAGGGGCTTGGCATGGGGCTAGCAGTTGTTTACGGGATAGTCAAAAAGTATGATGGCGCAATTAGGATAAAGAGTGAGCCGGGCAAGGGAACAACTGTTGAGGTGCTCTTCCCCTTATCAGAAAGGAAGGTGGAGGAGATTGAAACGGATTCAGAAATACTCCCGAAAGGGACTGAGCGTATCCTCTTTGTTGATGATGAGCCCTCGCTTGTCAGGATTGCCGGAAATATACTGGAACAGCAGGGTTACAGGGTTACAGGGCTTACAAGTAGCATGGAGGCCCTTAACCTTTTTATAAAAGAGCCTGAGAGCTTTGACCTGGTTATCTCTGACATGTCCATGCCTGATTTGCCCGGGGATACGCTGATTAGGGAGATCCATAAAATCAGACCTGAAATCCCGGTCATACTCTCCTCAGGGCAGAGCGACCCTATTGATTATGACCTTTTAAGAGAGCTTTCTGTTAATGCCTTTGCCATGAAGCCCTTGAAAAGGGGGGAGCTTATGAGGACAGTCCGGGATGCACTGGACAGGGCCGGTGATTAA
- a CDS encoding RtcB family protein: protein MKIKLEKIDDNRWLIPKTGSMRVPGMIFSSQELIDEVLDGESITQVANVSTLPGIVGYSIAMPDIHWGYGFPIGGVAAFRMEDGIVSPGGVGYDINCGCRLMTTGLMADDIKPLIRDIVLALYRDIPLGVGKGGEIRLSKKEGEMVATLGASWAIKQGYGNKDDLIRTEDRGVMLGADPDVVSERAVKRGADQLGTLGSGNHFLEIQVVDEIYDQKRAALFNLHKGGVTLFLHTGSRGFGHQICDDFLKKMSEKPQITGLPDRQLACAPIGSDSGKRYLAAMACAANYAWANRQVMMHLACESMLKALGTTPGVLRMSLLYDVSHNIVKMEHHNVDNRKTLLCVHRKGATRAFPPGHETLPDIFRETGQPVLIPGDMGRFSYVLAGDQGAMEMSFGSSCHGAGRTLSRSMAIKKAQGRSIQKELEDKGIFVQAGGRHTLKEEMPEAYKDVSKVVEAVNNAGLARKVARLRPLGVIKG from the coding sequence ATGAAGATAAAACTCGAAAAGATTGATGATAATCGGTGGCTTATCCCGAAGACAGGCAGCATGCGGGTCCCTGGCATGATCTTTTCCAGCCAGGAGCTTATTGATGAGGTGCTGGATGGTGAGAGCATTACCCAGGTGGCGAATGTGAGCACCCTTCCCGGCATAGTGGGTTATTCCATAGCCATGCCGGACATACACTGGGGGTATGGCTTTCCTATTGGCGGGGTTGCGGCCTTTCGCATGGAAGATGGCATTGTATCCCCCGGTGGCGTTGGTTATGATATTAACTGCGGTTGCCGCCTCATGACCACCGGGCTTATGGCCGATGATATAAAACCCTTGATAAGGGATATTGTCCTTGCGCTGTACAGGGATATCCCACTGGGTGTAGGAAAGGGCGGGGAGATAAGGCTTTCAAAAAAGGAGGGTGAGATGGTTGCCACCCTCGGAGCATCGTGGGCGATCAAACAGGGTTATGGTAATAAGGATGACCTGATCAGGACAGAGGACAGGGGTGTAATGCTAGGCGCAGACCCTGATGTTGTAAGCGAAAGGGCAGTAAAAAGGGGTGCGGATCAGCTTGGCACCCTGGGTTCAGGTAACCATTTTTTAGAGATCCAGGTGGTTGATGAGATATATGACCAGAAGAGAGCTGCCCTTTTTAATCTGCACAAAGGCGGGGTAACCCTGTTCCTGCACACAGGGTCAAGGGGTTTCGGACACCAGATCTGCGATGATTTTTTAAAGAAGATGTCAGAAAAGCCCCAGATTACAGGGCTTCCTGACAGGCAGCTTGCATGCGCCCCCATAGGCTCAGATTCAGGCAAAAGGTATCTTGCAGCAATGGCCTGTGCTGCCAATTATGCATGGGCAAACAGGCAGGTGATGATGCACCTTGCCTGTGAATCAATGCTGAAGGCCCTTGGCACAACCCCGGGTGTGCTGCGTATGTCACTCCTCTATGATGTCTCCCATAACATAGTCAAGATGGAGCATCACAATGTGGATAACAGGAAAACCCTTTTATGTGTGCACAGAAAAGGGGCTACACGGGCGTTTCCACCCGGCCATGAAACTTTGCCCGACATCTTCCGTGAGACTGGTCAGCCGGTACTTATCCCCGGTGACATGGGCAGATTCTCATATGTACTCGCAGGGGATCAGGGCGCTATGGAGATGAGTTTTGGTTCGAGCTGTCACGGGGCAGGGCGAACCCTGAGCAGGAGCATGGCGATAAAAAAGGCACAGGGGAGGTCCATACAGAAGGAACTTGAGGATAAGGGCATCTTTGTCCAAGCAGGGGGAAGGCACACCCTGAAGGAGGAGATGCCTGAGGCATATAAGGATGTATCCAAGGTGGTTGAGGCAGTAAATAATGCGGGCCTGGCCAGAAAGGTAGCCCGTTTAAGGCCACTGGGTGTTATCAAGGGATAA
- a CDS encoding archease gives MKRDFPYTLLSHTADLGMRVKGDSCEGLFRNAGMALTDIMILNKAPEPGEKKDISIKGNDLPDLMVKWLSEILYLFEGEDLITTEIAVNQMSESSINSTLITVGFDARYHEVLREIKAITYHQVEVREDEGLWTARVIFDL, from the coding sequence ATGAAAAGGGATTTTCCTTATACCCTGTTAAGCCATACTGCCGATCTTGGCATGAGAGTTAAAGGCGATTCATGTGAAGGGCTTTTCAGGAATGCCGGCATGGCCCTCACAGATATAATGATACTGAACAAGGCACCTGAGCCCGGTGAAAAAAAAGATATATCCATAAAAGGCAATGACCTCCCGGATCTGATGGTTAAATGGCTCTCAGAGATCCTCTATCTATTTGAGGGAGAAGATCTGATCACTACTGAAATAGCAGTCAATCAAATGAGCGAAAGCAGTATAAACTCCACTCTTATAACAGTGGGTTTTGACGCGAGATATCATGAGGTATTGAGAGAGATAAAGGCGATTACATATCATCAGGTTGAGGTCAGGGAAGATGAGGGGCTCTGGACAGCCAGGGTTATTTTTGATCTATAG
- a CDS encoding CBS domain-containing protein, whose protein sequence is MVSLLAKDIMNSDVLSVGPDWSISQLADFFLSNSISGAPVISEDNKLMGVVSMTDLIRHTSLPAVDACLDLKDECYIHPHENQYSLSEIESSRIDAQSLVTVRDIMTPVTFNVNEYTRIQDVADAMLRGRIHRVFVTRDESLVGIITTMDLLSAVREL, encoded by the coding sequence ATGGTTAGTCTTTTGGCAAAGGATATCATGAATTCGGACGTTCTCTCAGTCGGACCAGACTGGTCAATAAGTCAGCTGGCAGATTTTTTTCTTTCAAACTCCATCTCGGGCGCACCGGTTATCTCTGAAGACAATAAACTGATGGGGGTCGTCTCCATGACAGACCTTATCAGGCATACCAGCCTGCCCGCAGTGGATGCATGCCTTGATTTAAAGGATGAATGCTACATCCACCCGCATGAAAATCAGTATTCTCTCTCTGAGATAGAATCATCCCGGATTGATGCCCAGTCTCTTGTTACCGTGCGTGATATCATGACACCTGTTACATTCAATGTAAATGAATATACCAGGATACAGGATGTCGCTGATGCCATGTTACGGGGGCGGATACACAGGGTATTTGTAACCCGTGATGAATCCCTTGTGGGTATCATCACAACCATGGATCTGCTCAGCGCGGTGAGAGAACTCTGA
- a CDS encoding UPF0280 family protein: MKYVERHYRNRVKVKDLTTFHVSVKETDLWVSAEQELVKETEGIVHDLRFSLEGYIEMHPVFFTTLTPYPDDPYAPQIIREMIACSMSAGVGPMASVAGAIAQHVAYGLKDLSQQVIIENGGDIYMNLLRDVTVSIYAGTSPLSDRIGIKIPERMMPVGVCSSSGRIGHSLSMGNSDVVCVIAKSAPLADAAATALANMVKTKKELKRLSESAGQIEGVLGLVAIMDDEMTAWGDVELAAL; this comes from the coding sequence ATGAAATATGTAGAGCGCCATTACAGGAACAGAGTAAAGGTCAAAGACCTTACCACCTTTCATGTATCTGTTAAGGAGACCGACCTGTGGGTGAGCGCTGAGCAGGAGCTTGTAAAGGAGACAGAGGGTATTGTCCATGACTTACGATTCAGTCTTGAAGGTTATATAGAGATGCATCCAGTTTTTTTTACCACCCTCACCCCATACCCTGATGACCCCTATGCGCCTCAAATAATCAGAGAGATGATTGCATGTTCAATGTCAGCAGGCGTAGGCCCAATGGCATCTGTTGCTGGTGCAATTGCCCAGCATGTGGCATACGGCCTAAAGGATTTATCGCAACAGGTAATCATAGAAAATGGCGGCGATATATATATGAATCTCTTACGGGATGTAACCGTATCCATTTATGCTGGCACATCACCCTTAAGCGACAGGATAGGGATTAAAATCCCTGAAAGGATGATGCCTGTGGGTGTCTGCTCTTCATCCGGCAGAATAGGCCACTCCTTAAGCATGGGTAACTCAGATGTTGTATGTGTAATCGCAAAATCCGCCCCCCTTGCAGATGCCGCTGCAACCGCCCTCGCTAATATGGTAAAGACCAAAAAAGAGCTTAAAAGACTTTCCGAAAGTGCAGGCCAGATAGAGGGTGTGCTGGGTCTTGTGGCAATTATGGATGATGAGATGACAGCATGGGGGGATGTTGAATTAGCGGCTTTATAA
- the hflX gene encoding GTPase HflX, whose protein sequence is MIKFSEDEKRKKRAVLFSVQAQGVTDEENSASLIELRRLVKTLGLEVVGAVTQRRAKPDPGVLLGPGKLKELAGYTGGKGVVEGFSSKSGDEEDEEWEEDISPDGSNDDATDTGDIKEDIKAGVVVYDGEITPRQLRNLEKATGVEVLDRTGVILEIFSRHAKSREAMIQVEIAKLAYLAPRLRASHIDGDRQGAGIGTRGAGETSYELDKRRIRDRISELKRRLVEIRKEQERRRDRRKETFQIALVGYTNAGKSSIMRKLTGSDVLVEDKLFATLDTRVKTMQPEGFPPVLVSDTVGFIKKLPHDLVASFQSTLDEALAASLLLYVVDVADPAFRPQLAVAKEVIKEIGGEKIPGILIMNKSDKLSETEVETLRCEFPDGIFISAHNIDDIAILRKKVLEFFEAGMVKEKMVIPYDKGRILGELRTRAQILSESYDEKGTEITFRTLPETIAWLKKNL, encoded by the coding sequence ATGATTAAATTCTCAGAGGATGAGAAAAGGAAGAAGAGGGCGGTTCTCTTTTCTGTTCAGGCACAGGGGGTTACCGATGAGGAGAACAGCGCTTCTCTTATCGAGCTCAGGCGTCTTGTAAAAACCCTTGGGCTGGAGGTAGTGGGCGCAGTTACACAGCGCCGGGCAAAACCAGACCCTGGCGTACTCCTTGGCCCTGGAAAGCTAAAGGAACTGGCAGGCTATACGGGCGGCAAAGGTGTTGTTGAGGGGTTCAGCAGTAAATCGGGTGATGAAGAAGATGAAGAGTGGGAAGAAGATATTTCTCCAGATGGTTCCAACGATGATGCAACAGATACCGGGGATATTAAAGAAGATATAAAGGCCGGAGTTGTTGTGTATGATGGTGAGATAACACCGAGGCAGCTAAGGAATCTTGAAAAGGCTACAGGGGTTGAGGTGCTTGATCGCACAGGCGTGATACTTGAGATCTTCAGCCGCCATGCAAAGAGCCGTGAGGCCATGATACAGGTTGAGATAGCAAAGCTTGCCTATCTGGCGCCAAGGCTCAGGGCCTCCCATATTGATGGTGACAGACAGGGAGCGGGTATCGGGACAAGAGGGGCAGGGGAGACCTCGTACGAGCTGGATAAACGCCGTATAAGGGATCGTATATCAGAGCTGAAGAGACGTCTGGTTGAAATACGTAAAGAACAGGAGAGAAGACGTGACCGCAGGAAGGAGACATTCCAGATTGCGCTTGTAGGCTATACCAATGCGGGCAAGTCATCCATCATGCGGAAGCTGACAGGGAGTGATGTGCTGGTTGAGGATAAACTCTTTGCCACACTTGACACCCGTGTAAAGACCATGCAGCCGGAGGGTTTTCCTCCTGTGCTTGTATCAGACACAGTCGGATTTATAAAAAAACTGCCCCATGACCTTGTTGCCTCTTTCCAGTCTACACTTGATGAGGCGCTTGCCGCCTCGCTGCTTTTGTATGTGGTTGATGTGGCTGATCCGGCATTCCGACCGCAGCTTGCTGTTGCAAAAGAGGTTATTAAAGAGATCGGCGGTGAAAAGATACCCGGGATACTTATTATGAATAAATCGGATAAGCTCTCGGAAACAGAGGTTGAAACACTACGCTGTGAATTCCCGGATGGGATCTTTATCTCTGCACATAACATTGATGATATTGCCATATTAAGAAAAAAGGTGCTTGAGTTTTTTGAGGCAGGCATGGTCAAAGAAAAAATGGTGATACCCTATGATAAGGGGCGCATACTTGGGGAGTTAAGAACAAGGGCTCAGATCCTGAGTGAATCATATGATGAAAAGGGGACAGAGATAACCTTCAGGACATTACCTGAGACAATTGCATGGCTTAAGAAAAATCTTTGA
- a CDS encoding TRAP transporter large permease, protein MEPIVIGIIGIIFLIFLLFAGLPIGVGMALVGVLGFAYLTDMGAALGLLRTVPYATFASNSLSVIPLFILMGAFAMSSGMSEALFRAVYKWLGHMKGGVAQATIAACAFFAAISGSSLATAVTLGSVALPEMRKYKYDDSLATGAVAAGGSMGILIPPSVILIIYGIITEQSIGKLFLAGFVPGIMEMVFYMITVWLLTTIKPGLGPKGPKTGFREKMNALGHTWDIVLLFIVVIGGIYAGVFTPTEAAGIGAFGTFFFTLVRKRLTWGVFKESLSTTLVTTGMLFLIMMGAMIFGYFLSVSQLPSEMAVFVGGLSVNRYIILAAILIIVLMLGCIMDSMAIVLLTIPVFYPLVIDLGFNPIWFGILVVRVTEMGMITPPVGMNVFVIKGISDAPIGTIFRGIAPFLMADVIQVILLVLFPQIVLLLPDLMT, encoded by the coding sequence ATGGAGCCGATAGTAATAGGCATTATAGGGATAATTTTCCTTATTTTTCTGCTATTTGCCGGGCTTCCAATAGGTGTGGGAATGGCGCTCGTGGGTGTTCTGGGCTTTGCATATCTTACTGATATGGGTGCGGCCCTTGGGCTCCTGCGCACCGTCCCATATGCCACCTTTGCGAGTAACAGCCTGAGTGTAATACCTCTCTTCATACTTATGGGTGCATTTGCCATGTCATCAGGCATGAGCGAGGCACTTTTCAGGGCGGTCTACAAATGGCTCGGGCACATGAAGGGAGGTGTGGCCCAGGCCACTATTGCTGCATGCGCATTCTTTGCCGCCATAAGCGGTTCAAGCCTTGCCACTGCAGTAACCCTCGGTTCAGTTGCCCTCCCTGAGATGCGCAAATACAAATATGATGACTCGCTAGCAACAGGCGCTGTGGCTGCGGGCGGGAGCATGGGGATACTTATACCGCCTAGCGTGATACTCATCATATATGGCATAATAACAGAGCAGTCTATAGGCAAGCTGTTTCTGGCAGGGTTTGTGCCTGGTATCATGGAGATGGTTTTTTACATGATTACCGTGTGGTTGCTCACAACAATCAAGCCGGGGCTCGGGCCAAAGGGGCCTAAAACAGGCTTCAGGGAAAAGATGAATGCACTGGGCCATACCTGGGATATTGTGCTGCTCTTTATTGTTGTTATAGGAGGCATCTACGCGGGTGTTTTTACCCCTACAGAAGCGGCAGGGATAGGGGCATTCGGGACATTCTTCTTTACCCTTGTTAGAAAAAGGCTCACATGGGGGGTGTTCAAAGAGAGTCTTTCAACTACCCTTGTCACAACCGGGATGCTGTTTCTTATCATGATGGGTGCCATGATATTCGGCTATTTTCTCTCTGTTTCACAGCTTCCTTCTGAAATGGCAGTCTTTGTGGGCGGGCTCTCGGTAAACAGATACATTATACTTGCAGCCATACTTATCATAGTGCTAATGCTTGGCTGTATTATGGATTCAATGGCCATTGTGCTTTTGACCATACCTGTCTTTTATCCGCTTGTCATTGATCTGGGGTTTAACCCCATATGGTTCGGTATACTGGTGGTAAGGGTGACAGAGATGGGTATGATAACACCCCCTGTGGGGATGAATGTATTTGTAATAAAGGGGATATCAGATGCGCCAATAGGCACTATATTCAGGGGGATCGCCCCCTTTTTGATGGCGGATGTAATACAGGTTATCCTCCTGGTATTGTTTCCGCAGATTGTACTTTTATTACCTGATCTTATGACATAA
- a CDS encoding TRAP transporter small permease, which translates to MQVISLVNKFNNFLVLILKHIAIWILAAMMFITAIDVFLRYIFNSPISGSFELVEYMMALVVPFSIVFCAKHKAHVRVDIILDHAGKKVRSFIHFLGSILSLCLFSIIAWQACIYVTEEYVSRLTSSVLYIPVYPFIGALAAAFIILSLLTLAEAINYFAGNIKWSR; encoded by the coding sequence ATGCAGGTCATCAGCCTGGTTAACAAATTTAATAATTTTCTGGTTCTTATCCTCAAGCACATTGCTATATGGATACTTGCCGCAATGATGTTTATTACTGCCATTGATGTTTTTCTAAGGTATATCTTCAACAGCCCGATATCAGGCAGCTTTGAGCTGGTGGAATACATGATGGCCCTTGTTGTGCCCTTCAGCATAGTATTCTGTGCAAAGCATAAGGCCCATGTCCGGGTGGATATTATACTAGATCATGCCGGGAAAAAGGTGAGGTCATTTATCCATTTTTTGGGCAGCATCCTTTCCTTATGCCTTTTTTCCATTATTGCCTGGCAGGCATGTATATATGTTACTGAGGAGTATGTATCAAGGCTTACATCATCAGTCCTTTATATCCCTGTTTACCCATTTATAGGGGCCCTTGCCGCGGCATTCATTATCCTGAGCCTCTTGACCCTTGCGGAGGCCATCAATTATTTTGCCGGGAATATAAAATGGAGCCGATAG
- a CDS encoding TRAP transporter substrate-binding protein, whose product MKRYFQIIPAAMLFMTLLFSSITGAKNITLRFSDQNSKTGWGPIHALGPWIEMIEDAVRKNTSHELKIIVFPNQTLAKGKDNWNAVRTGIADMGWCFHGYWPGMTPLADVISLPALPFTTGEKGSEALWRLYEKFPEIKKQFDENHILLLYTTEPYSLITTKKQVKTLEELKGLKIRTTGGPPTDQMKALGGIPMSIPMPDVYLALKQGVIDGMGVSWEAVHSFRLYEVADFYTQTPFPAVYFSIAINRKKWESLPDDVKKAITSVSGLQGSRLWGKKYDMAKEGVFELARKEGKNIGSVTLSADEMNRWLETGGKPLWDEWVKKMEKEGYKNAHEILDTTLKYLQE is encoded by the coding sequence GTGAAAAGATATTTCCAGATCATCCCTGCTGCCATGTTATTCATGACTCTGCTTTTTTCATCCATTACAGGCGCAAAGAACATCACCCTGAGATTTTCTGACCAGAACTCAAAAACAGGCTGGGGCCCCATTCATGCCCTTGGCCCCTGGATAGAGATGATTGAAGATGCGGTCAGAAAAAACACGAGCCATGAGCTGAAAATAATTGTCTTCCCTAACCAGACACTTGCAAAGGGTAAGGATAACTGGAATGCTGTCAGGACAGGCATTGCTGACATGGGCTGGTGCTTTCACGGCTACTGGCCAGGCATGACCCCGCTTGCAGATGTGATCAGCCTGCCTGCCCTGCCATTTACCACAGGTGAAAAGGGGAGTGAAGCGCTCTGGAGGCTCTATGAAAAATTCCCTGAAATCAAAAAACAGTTTGATGAAAATCACATACTGCTTCTTTATACCACAGAGCCCTATTCCCTGATAACCACTAAAAAGCAGGTGAAAACACTTGAAGAGCTTAAGGGGCTAAAGATCCGGACAACAGGAGGGCCGCCGACAGACCAGATGAAGGCCCTTGGCGGCATTCCAATGTCCATTCCCATGCCGGATGTATACCTGGCTTTAAAGCAGGGGGTAATTGATGGCATGGGTGTATCATGGGAGGCGGTTCATTCATTCAGGTTATATGAGGTGGCAGATTTTTATACACAGACACCCTTCCCTGCTGTATATTTTTCAATAGCCATAAACAGGAAAAAGTGGGAATCACTGCCGGATGATGTTAAAAAGGCCATTACCTCTGTGAGCGGTCTGCAGGGGTCAAGGTTATGGGGTAAAAAATATGATATGGCAAAAGAGGGTGTGTTTGAACTTGCCCGCAAAGAGGGGAAGAATATAGGCTCTGTTACGCTCTCTGCGGATGAGATGAACAGGTGGCTTGAGACCGGCGGGAAACCATTATGGGATGAATGGGTGAAAAAGATGGAAAAGGAAGGGTATAAAAATGCCCATGAGATACTGGATACAACACTAAAGTATTTGCAAGAGTGA